One window of Quercus robur chromosome 5, dhQueRobu3.1, whole genome shotgun sequence genomic DNA carries:
- the LOC126728327 gene encoding uncharacterized mitochondrial protein AtMg00310-like, with the protein MLAKQAWRLLNQKNSLFFRVYKARYFPTCSFLETKLSSNPLYVWKSLLQAQEVILEGSKWKVGSGTSMDIANHQWLPQPPSFRRDGPWPTKVRELMDEVTGQWDRTKLAYWFERHKCYDILSIPLNNLHANGILVWKENKSQSFTVKSVYGVV; encoded by the coding sequence ATGTTAGCCAAGCAGGCATGGAGACTACTCAATCAGAAAAACTCTCTGTTCTTTAGAGTTTATAAGGCTAGGTATTTTCCTACATGTTCTTTCCTGGAAACCAAGCTAAGCAGCAATCCGTTGTATGTGTGGAAAAGCCTGCTGCAAGCTCAAGAGGTTATTCTAGAAGGGTCAAAATGGAAGGTGGGGAGTGGTACATCCATGGATATTGCTAATCACCAATGGCTGCCTCAACCACCATCTTTCCGGAGGGATGGGCCTTGGCCAACGAAGGTGAGGGAGTTGATGGATGAAGTTACGGGACAGTGGGATAGAACCAAGTTAGCATATTGGTTTGAAAGACACAAGTGTTATGATATATTGAGTATACCTTTGAATAACCTCCATGCCAATGGTATACTAGTGTGGAAAGAGAACAAGTCTCAAAGCTTCACGGTCAAGTCGGTGTATGGTGTGGTGTAA